The following nucleotide sequence is from Salvia miltiorrhiza cultivar Shanhuang (shh) chromosome 7, IMPLAD_Smil_shh, whole genome shotgun sequence.
AGTAATTGCAGATTTGGACTCAAAGATCAGTAAAAAATAACTCGTTCCAGAAAGATATAATGGTCGAAACCAAAACATTGGCTTTGTTCAtagaacatataaataattataacacGATAATATGGTTTCTCAAGCAGCATCTAAGGGCAAGAAAGAACACCACAAAACTTGAGGCTTGTAACTTCAAATGTGGCTCTTGTAGATTCCAATTTCAATCACGCAATGAATAATCCTATACAGTTCACTTCTTTAATCATCATTACCAACTTTTCCATCTTTCTATAAGTTCAATTGAAGGAAAGAAAGTATATCTTTATGGCATTTCTTGACCAGTCTCTGATCTTCCCAATGCTTTCATTGCTATCAGAAAAAACATGCCTATTCTACTCACTATAATTTTAGATTTTCTATCCCGAAGGTCCAAGTCAAGCACCCCACTCCCCCCCAATTCAAGCAAAGTACCGAAAGAGGTCAAATGCACATAAACTAAGACAAGGCAGCTCCCATCTTTGTATACCAAGGTGACACTTACAATAAGTAATTCATTGCCTAGTCTTATGTCTCTAATGAATAACAAACAATCAATCCAAGAGGGGATAATATGAAGTTAACAAAGAAGAAACTATCAGACCTTTCTCCATCAAAAATCCATAGGCACACAGATCGTAAAGCTATAAGGAATATACATATACTTTTTTTTGGAGGGATATACTATAATTAATTGGTCATTTTGTATGCTTCCTGGGCTACTACAAACATAATACTCGTATTTAGTCAGCACATTTGTCATAATTTAGTGCAATTTTGATAAGATCAGTCAGTTTCATTTCAAAGTATCTAATTTAAGACAGGCCTATATCCTTTATAACTTTCATGTAACTTGACAATTATCAGCAAAAACAGTTTTTGAATAATAGTACAGGCTGTACAGCCTTCACAAAGTTATTAGAGAATGACTAACCTCCCAGAGATCGAATGGAACAGCATACTCATTGTATAATTGAGTGATGGTTTTTAAATCCATTGACAGTTCCTTTGCCTTATCTCGAATAGCAACAATAAAACTGGCATTGCTGGGGTGACCATTGGTAGGTAGTGAGCCATTTGTGGTAGATTCAGATCCATCCGGAGAAGCTTCCAATCTCGAGACCATGGAGTCCAACTCCTCTTTAATCTTTATCTGAAATTGAAGAACAGCAAGCTTCCCTTCAAGTAAATCAAGAAGACCATTATCAATAGCACCCCGAACCGAAACATTGAGACTATCACTCTCACTGGCACTCTTTGCTTGCAGAACAGCATTGCTCAAGTACTGACGCCTGTCATCAAAGCAATGAAAGATCACAAACAGCTAGCTGAGGACAGATTAGAATACAGGTTGATGTCTCATCTAAGTCAATTATACAGCACTGCAAACAAAGGCCAAACATTCATCCATGTATACACAAGTGTGACATGACAAATCAAAATCATGAGCAACAACTGcacatgataatattatctcctCAATCATGTGCAAGTCAATCAAGTATACACTCAGATGCAACTAAGTCACAAACCTTTGCTCAAGAGTTGGGGTATCCCCAGTTTCAGTTGAACGCCTTTCTGCTAGCCTGACCAATATTTGAGCAGCAAGGACATGCTGACGCTTCAGGACATAATACCGTGCCAGAAGCTCAGAGTACTTTATCTGATTAGAAGCAAGCTGAACTCTAGAATGACCCATGGGAGAAGAAGATGCAACTGAGGAGAAGGGCTAGACCAACAAAGGAGAAACTGGTTAACAGGAGAATAATATAATGCAAGTTCAAACTGAATTtgaattaaaagtttaaaacAAGGGGCAAAACTAAATCCTAAGAACCAATAAAGGTCATTCTAAAGGTTTTTGAAAGATTAAATCACAACAAATATTAATTCTACCTATCTGAAATTCTGAATCAACTACAGAGAAAAGAAGTGAGACCTCATGTGTAGGATCACGTCCAGCATTTTGCAAAAACTGCACCAAGTCCGGGCCCCCATATTCCAACAACTCATCATCAAGGCCTAGCTCAATCAATGTTCGATATAGATACTCATGGAAGACTCTATCTGATGATTGAACGCCCAGTTGAATGATCTGGCATATGTACTTTTTGCGAGAAGCTTGATCAAGGGCAGATTGGAGAACAGGTCTGATAGGAGACCCAAATTCCTTCCTCAAAGCTTCGCCTTTAAGACAACGCAAAGCATTAGTGACAATTTCATAACACTGCATACGTCGAGAAAGAGCATGTTGTCGAATTCCAGCATCTATTTGCTCATTGAAAGCATCTCCAGCCGGATCCCCAGCCTGGGCCTTCTGCAACGATAATCGAACTACAGCTTCATAGAATCTGCAATTTACCTATTATGTCAGGCTTAATTTAGAAGTGCAAATAAATATACAGTTTGCAAATCGGCAGGCTGACATAACAAACCTCAAATCTTCAAAACGTTTGCACACAGTTGGCAAATCAGCAGACTCAGGAATTCTGCTTAAATTGTTGAACGCCTCCCGAGCCAGATTTTCCCTTTCTTGTGTATCAGAAGTTGCGGCAGCTCTCTCAAGATATTCAACAGCTACATAAAACTTGTAATCGCTTTCTTTGTAATAGCTTGGACAGCCATCCCGAAGTCTATTACTAATATCATCTACAGTGCCCCTGCCATCAGGACCAGTGTAATACTGGATAAATCAATGGTAGTAGATGTGAGACAGATAAGATAGGAGCATGGATAATAAATGAGCTAAAAACAAGTCTCCGAATAAAAAATAGAGAGTGAGACAGAGGAGATCAGATCCAAAAGTCATGGGTCATGATCAACAATCTTGATCTCAAGTTTGTAGAGCAAAAAATGTGATGAGATGGTGAACAAGCAATGTCTTAATCACCTCCATCAAAGCAGATATGAGCCTTGTTGCAAGCCGATCTCCGTCTTCTGAACAAACTAACTGGTGGAATGTCAACTGCACTACAGCTTGCCTAGTATTTGCATCAAAGTTTTGAATCAAGCGTGCTAGAAGGTGTTGAGAAAGAAGTTGGAGTAGGAAGAGGGCTTCCCCACATCTCAAAAGCAATTGCCTAATACATTCCATAGCTCTTACCTAGGGAAAGACCCAATTAGTAATCCAAATATTGAGTGTGTTATAGACAATTGAACGAGTCTAAAAAATAAACATGTACCTCCATGGCAGCTAGCTCAGCAGGACTATACGGGAGTCGTTGTCTCTTATTTGACGGCCCACCCTCACTGGAATCCACATTATATGAACCAAATAAATTCCGCACCATACTTCTGTCACCAGCAACAAGATCTGATCCAGTTCCAATCAAAATCGAACCAGATATGTCTCCTAAACCAGCCACACAGCCATAGAGTCCACGCCTCTGGTTCCTCCTAGACCTCAAAAACTTCTCCAGGGAGCAAATTTTGTCTTCAAGGACATGCATTGCCTGAACAGAAAGTCTACATGATATGATCCCATCTTCAGATACACCATCTGGAGATCCTGAGCCACCATTAATAACAAAAACAGGAAGTTCCCACAATGGCAAAAGTAACCTCGATGTGCATAGGCAGAGGCCCTCGTGAGCACCTGAAAAGACAGGCTCGGCTTCTTGAACAACCTGACCCATGCTGAATCCCCCAGCTGCAGTTCTAGTGTTTGACAATGCACCACTTCCTTCTAATTGTGGCATTCCAACAACTCTAGGGTCTTCAAAGGCTTCAGCTGCTTTCTCAGCAACAACATTGCTAATGAAGTTTTCAGTATATACTATCCGGGCAGCAAGCATCAAACACATTGCAGCTGCCTCTCCAGAACCAAAACGGTTGAAGAAGTCCTCTAGCAGCGATCTTGGCGAATTAGACTCTAAAAATCTCCTCAGAATGTCAATTGGTCGATTAAAAACTACTTCCATCATACCCATGGTACTAAATATAACAATTTTTCTTCTTGGTAATATATGTTGGGTTGAAAGGTCACCTCTAGCCCAAAGTTTAACTGAAGTCTTCTCACAAGACTCCCATGAGTTATGAAATCCACAGAGTTCTAGTTCAGAATAGAGAGATTGCACAATGGATGCTGTATCTGGCAGCGGTAAAACATCTGCCACATAAAGCATTCTGCCTTCAACTGGAATAGATGATACTGATTCTCTAAGTGCACGTGAACCCCTTGCCCCTGTCCCCAAGTTAGCAGATGAAAGAGATTGAGTATCCTTATTTACAAGCAAAAGTGATGAAACAGCGGATGGAGAAGAATCAGAAAGGACAAGTGTTCCAGAAGAATAATATGCAGATTCAATCTTTAGGGAAAGATCATCACTCTGGGATCTTCCTGCAAGAGATAGTGCACCAAAAGCAAGTCCGCCGCTCACCCCAATGGGAGGAGATGGTCTTGTTGTTACAACCTTTAAGCAACTTGGTTTACCAAGCCCAGCCAAACCTCCAACAGCGCCATTATTTCCACCAGATGGAGAAGTCGAGAGATACATTCTCCGGCCATCAGATAAAACAGCAACAAGATGCAACCACTTTGATTCTAAAGTGGATAAAGGTGATATGGAAACTATAGAAGATTTGGTAGGTCGAGCAGGGGCCCTTTGTCCAGCTTGTTGCCTGCCACCATAGTTTGACTCCCTCTGAGTGATCAAGTTTCTTTCTTCTGCAACTTTCTTGAATGGGCCATCTCCATTCAACCCAAGAGAGAATACTTGTATTTTCATATCTTCTGTACGCGCATATAGAACATGTCTATCGGAATCAACAACCATTTCGACAATGGGGTCCACAGCTCCAAATTTGAAAACATTAGGCACAACCCACCTAAAGAGGAAAGGAAAAGGAGAGAAGGGGAAATAAGTAAATTCAAGTTTTTGAGTAAGAACAGTAAGACTAGAGGTCAAGACTTCAAACATGGGAGATTAAATAATGcaaatctcataaaaaaaagtttCCTATGAGAATGAAATATACAAAGCATTTGGccagttatataaatgacaaaaAAGTAATAGCACAAATTCTGAATAACAAACTCAGTCATCTCTATGATGACAGCTGTTAGTGAATATGAGCTCTGCACCAAGCATAAGGAAGAAGGGAAGCACCTTGAAATTACACTTCCCAGACCAGCAGTAAGGCAGATTTTACGGCACCGCTTTTGCCATCCTGAACCAGTCGTATACTGCAATTCATATACATGACCATCTCGGCCA
It contains:
- the LOC130996067 gene encoding nuclear pore complex protein NUP155-like isoform X2; protein product: MTCITCTDRGHIFLAGRDGHVYELQYTTGSGWQKRCRKICLTAGLGSVISRWVVPNVFKFGAVDPIVEMVVDSDRHVLYARTEDMKIQVFSLGLNGDGPFKKVAEERNLITQRESNYGGRQQAGQRAPARPTKSSIVSISPLSTLESKWLHLVAVLSDGRRMYLSTSPSGGNNGAVGGLAGLGKPSCLKVVTTRPSPPIGVSGGLAFGALSLAGRSQSDDLSLKIESAYYSSGTLVLSDSSPSAVSSLLLVNKDTQSLSSANLGTGARGSRALRESVSSIPVEGRMLYVADVLPLPDTASIVQSLYSELELCGFHNSWESCEKTSVKLWARGDLSTQHILPRRKIVIFSTMGMMEVVFNRPIDILRRFLESNSPRSLLEDFFNRFGSGEAAAMCLMLAARIVYTENFISNVVAEKAAEAFEDPRVVGMPQLEGSGALSNTRTAAGGFSMGQVVQEAEPVFSGAHEGLCLCTSRLLLPLWELPVFVINGGSGSPDGVSEDGIISCRLSVQAMHVLEDKICSLEKFLRSRRNQRRGLYGCVAGLGDISGSILIGTGSDLVAGDRSMVRNLFGSYNVDSSEGGPSNKRQRLPYSPAELAAMEVRAMECIRQLLLRCGEALFLLQLLSQHLLARLIQNFDANTRQAVVQLTFHQLVCSEDGDRLATRLISALMEYYTGPDGRGTVDDISNRLRDGCPSYYKESDYKFYVAVEYLERAAATSDTQERENLAREAFNNLSRIPESADLPTVCKRFEDLRFYEAVVRLSLQKAQAGDPAGDAFNEQIDAGIRQHALSRRMQCYEIVTNALRCLKGEALRKEFGSPIRPVLQSALDQASRKKYICQIIQLGVQSSDRVFHEYLYRTLIELGLDDELLEYGGPDLVQFLQNAGRDPTHEPFSSVASSSPMGHSRVQLASNQIKYSELLARYYVLKRQHVLAAQILVRLAERRSTETGDTPTLEQRRQYLSNAVLQAKSASESDSLNVSVRGAIDNGLLDLLEGKLAVLQFQIKIKEELDSMVSRLEASPDGSESTTNGSLPTNGHPSNASFIVAIRDKAKELSMDLKTITQLYNEYAVPFDLWEICLEMLYFASYSGDADSSIVRETWARLIDQALSRGGIAEACAVLKRVGSHVYPGDAAILPLDTLCLHLEKAAQDRVVSGDEPVGEEDIARALLAACRGAIEPVLNTYDQLLSNGGVLPSPSLRLRLLRSVLVVLREWAMSIFAQKMGTSAAGASLILGGPFSRGQSAVINQGVRDKITSAANRYMTEVRRLPLPQNQSEAVYRGFRELEESLLSPFSFERL
- the LOC130996067 gene encoding nuclear pore complex protein NUP155-like isoform X1, with protein sequence MVVWENEVVMRDVTNAGLIVSDRISREIGAQLDLEEALEASRYSSHPYSTHPREWPPLVEVVDTWELPPVLIERYNTAGGEGTALCGIFPEIRRAWASVDNSLFLWRFDKWDGQCPEYSGEEQAICAVGLAKSKPGVFVEAIQYLLVLATPVELILVGVCCSGSSDGTDPYAEVSLQPLPEYTIPSDGVTMTCITCTDRGHIFLAGRDGHVYELQYTTGSGWQKRCRKICLTAGLGSVISRWVVPNVFKFGAVDPIVEMVVDSDRHVLYARTEDMKIQVFSLGLNGDGPFKKVAEERNLITQRESNYGGRQQAGQRAPARPTKSSIVSISPLSTLESKWLHLVAVLSDGRRMYLSTSPSGGNNGAVGGLAGLGKPSCLKVVTTRPSPPIGVSGGLAFGALSLAGRSQSDDLSLKIESAYYSSGTLVLSDSSPSAVSSLLLVNKDTQSLSSANLGTGARGSRALRESVSSIPVEGRMLYVADVLPLPDTASIVQSLYSELELCGFHNSWESCEKTSVKLWARGDLSTQHILPRRKIVIFSTMGMMEVVFNRPIDILRRFLESNSPRSLLEDFFNRFGSGEAAAMCLMLAARIVYTENFISNVVAEKAAEAFEDPRVVGMPQLEGSGALSNTRTAAGGFSMGQVVQEAEPVFSGAHEGLCLCTSRLLLPLWELPVFVINGGSGSPDGVSEDGIISCRLSVQAMHVLEDKICSLEKFLRSRRNQRRGLYGCVAGLGDISGSILIGTGSDLVAGDRSMVRNLFGSYNVDSSEGGPSNKRQRLPYSPAELAAMEVRAMECIRQLLLRCGEALFLLQLLSQHLLARLIQNFDANTRQAVVQLTFHQLVCSEDGDRLATRLISALMEYYTGPDGRGTVDDISNRLRDGCPSYYKESDYKFYVAVEYLERAAATSDTQERENLAREAFNNLSRIPESADLPTVCKRFEDLRFYEAVVRLSLQKAQAGDPAGDAFNEQIDAGIRQHALSRRMQCYEIVTNALRCLKGEALRKEFGSPIRPVLQSALDQASRKKYICQIIQLGVQSSDRVFHEYLYRTLIELGLDDELLEYGGPDLVQFLQNAGRDPTHEPFSSVASSSPMGHSRVQLASNQIKYSELLARYYVLKRQHVLAAQILVRLAERRSTETGDTPTLEQRRQYLSNAVLQAKSASESDSLNVSVRGAIDNGLLDLLEGKLAVLQFQIKIKEELDSMVSRLEASPDGSESTTNGSLPTNGHPSNASFIVAIRDKAKELSMDLKTITQLYNEYAVPFDLWEICLEMLYFASYSGDADSSIVRETWARLIDQALSRGGIAEACAVLKRVGSHVYPGDAAILPLDTLCLHLEKAAQDRVVSGDEPVGEEDIARALLAACRGAIEPVLNTYDQLLSNGGVLPSPSLRLRLLRSVLVVLREWAMSIFAQKMGTSAAGASLILGGPFSRGQSAVINQGVRDKITSAANRYMTEVRRLPLPQNQSEAVYRGFRELEESLLSPFSFERL